In Pseudomonadota bacterium, the genomic window GGGAGATAAAGGATGTGCTCATTGACAGAGATTATTCATACATCAGGGAAGAGGCCGGTCATCCTGCCTCGAAACATGCCAGCGCCGCATGGGAACGAACGTACAACTCCTTTTCCATGCGACAGATATTCGAGTATACCTTCGACGACTGGAAGCCTCATATTCGCTGGTGGAAGGCGCCCGTGTCCGGCATCACACAGGACCCCTACCGAAGGATTATCATTTACAAATCGATGGCGGAGGCGGAAGCGGACTTCGAAAAACATTGCCTCGCATCGCGCGCGGCCCTTGAACGTGCAGAGGTACTCATTCTGACCTTCGGTCTCACCGAGATATGGGAAGACAGGATTGACGGGTCTGTGATCTGCCTTCCTTCCGGTCCCTATGTGAACGAGGGCGGCGATA contains:
- a CDS encoding GSCFA domain-containing protein, producing the protein MPRSDVHPKFHFESWQVWPGSYDNPPASGEVYPFPDVPGLKIGRKTPIASMGSCFAREIKDVLIDRDYSYIREEAGHPASKHASAAWERTYNSFSMRQIFEYTFDDWKPHIRWWKAPVSGITQDPYRRIIIYKSMAEAEADFEKHCLASRAALERAEVLILTFGLTEIWEDRIDGSVICLPSGPYVNEGGD